The sequence aagcaacaccggggcataccatctagagacattagatggcaaacctgtgaaacgcacttggcatgcgacgttattgaaaaaatgttacatgtagctagatggacttgatcactccaatttgtttagcacattaatttatttttcatcctttcggatatgtcgcagttgtaatcataattaatgccaaataaaataattacatgcgcatacttttgttgtccatttatattttttgtatgcgattcctgcctacttaaggggtgtcctctagcccccgtgcggcagaagcctgtttggttacaaggctagacaataacggcaggcgaagggaattggttttcccctagccaagcgccacgcagactagatggctgcaaagtcgactttaaaaaaaaaaaatatacaagcattggtttgcttgtgcgtaatcgctctcgcattggtttgcttgaggaactcctaagcataaaaacattggtttgtttttagttgcgtttgcttaccatacaactaatagtgcacctctagtacatgacaaagcaatagcgcagtagcttttgagtctaaattgttaaaggtaagttaaaatattggtttattttacgcagtaccatccgcatacgcataagttgtggttaactatgcgcatgcgcatgcggttcataatttgttttgattcgcgatatataaacaaggatatcacgcatgcataacagacaaacatatatacacatccaaataaattattacataagtaattgtttcacatgcctgcccaacatgggacttagggctccaaaatacatttacaattacctgcctaagattagggcttacggcacaaactactctagtaatcctccttcaaaaacccatcaagcggcatcgtcgggtcagccgcaaacgcattgatcaaagggatagggatggacttgattgcctcttccgcctccagcagcgccgcggccgttccctcatttaatttcttttggacaatgtcggggaacggtggagttaggccgcatgcctggatcacttcccgcacagccttgttcacctcatggtccttgaccgcatcgacataggcattaaaccggtcggacacgggctcggagtccatcactttctgcgcaattgcggggagtgcggtgcgcagctttgtcatatctgcctcggccagctcgcggtcggtaaccgcatcgtccctctccctcgtcaccttttccaactccagcctcactcgctcagtttcccccttcgcctgatcaaccgcacccacaagctcttgattcttttttctttcttgaatcaagagggtcttggtttcggccgcagtcaattcaacagctttgcgggcctcctcagcagcgtccctgtccttcttgacctgatctacacccgcctgcagcaaacccaactccacctctttgcgcagtgcaacatcgtataggctggaggatcgacgggcttggtccgcaaacatcccaaagaataccagcccgttctagacaaaggcgttgagcgcctggttaaacggcagcgcggccagttgctcgcggaactctgctgggaagatttgctgcaagaatgcagattgctccgcagcattttctgcggaggactggcaaagttggcggaggttggcaacacggaagctgccttgcggaggaggtaatgtagactcagactcgacggggatcgccttgtctttggatgtggcagtggcctgcagctcggggttgacccgcggtgttgttggctgcgtctcctccacatgctctgcaaaatactcagattagtacgcagctttttctacgcggtatacatgcgaaaaaataaacgctcaccattaatggggggaggtaggtctgcggaccgcggctcgatggcaacaaaattgtcgttgcgcatatcctccagctgcttaggagtcttcttcttcttcttctgagcctcggacgtcccagccgccttgcgtttattgcctgactccgccggcgtttcctccacatgttcgctagcagctgcctgctctagctgtttgtccacatcctgcttgcggaaagagatcccagcaatctcctccgcggtaagcaccttcttcatcctcatctctgcaaacaataaacgcctgcgttagaaaatatacaaaaatttatgtaagtacgcgtttatgctattcctaccctttccatcgggGCCAACTATGGCCGGCCGCACATCCTCCCAAGGCCAATACGCGGAGATCTTCCCCAACCGCAGCATAACATTACCATACGAACGGTGCACCAGTTGTGCGTTGACGCACTGCTTCAACAACTTTTTCTCCTCGTCATCCAACGCTGGCATCTTGTTCACATCTTTTTCTACCTTCTCGCACCAAATAAGCGTCTTCGGGAAGCCAGTGCCTACTACGGTCTGGTCGACGAAGAAAAAAGTTTCTTTCCAACTTCCCGCATTCGATTTCgggtttttgtgaaattttggcgtgcgaagaaggtgaaccaagatTTATGGTGGTTGGCTAAGCGGAATAGGTGGCAAAAAACCTTCACCAATGGTACTGTGTTGAGTGCAACACACCACATCTCGAATAGAACGATTTTGCCTATAGCATACGGGTGCAATTGCCCTAGCCCTACTTTGAAATGATCTAGTACACCTAAAAAGAAGTCGGTGGGTGGAACTCTAAAATtaccatgcttaaaagcatgttcgtagaTCGCCACCTTATTCTCTGGTGGCTGATGGGCTCGCTGGCTAGGCAGAGGTGGTACCGGATTATAACCCGCTAGAGGGGGGTATTGCTTAACTAAGTGGTCGATGTTTTTCTGGCCTATGTTGGACTCTACATTCTCTACGAAAGTTTCATTAGCTTTGGTCATTTTTAGATGAATGGAGAACGACTGACCTTTAAATGACGATCGGAATATGACGGAGTTGATCGGAATTGATAGGATTTGAAGGCGAGAGCGTATTTGGGAAGCTTGACACCGGAAAAGTGAAAATGTGTGtgatttggggctatttatagGCAAGATTGGGGGAGCGTGGGTTGGAATGGTGTTATCGTGGCCATACACGTGTAATGCAATCGACGGGTAGCATTTGCTGATCGCGCGTGGTGTCAGTTAAGAATGATTACAAACACGCGCGTGGTTCGCACGCACCTGCGGCATTGTTACTTTATGttttgtcagccgaatgggcttctgcgattgtgacaggcatcgaggcgcacgcgaggacattaaatgctcgtcgtccttttgttttctctttttcgcttaatagtttgatatcatatgacttgcgtcatataacatcaaactggggggacttaatgataccgcagcccgcatgcgcatgtaacatacacacgggcatgcgctatggtgcgtatgcggggtgctctcatgcgTCATGCGGCATGCGGATTCGTATATGGTCCCTTTACGGCGGTTgagcaaatatcttttccataattatatccgtgattcgggggaaatggttatggaaacgattatcactatcctatgacggttctagaattagggtttgcctataaatacaaaccctaatcgtcgttagcaacataccacgttacgtagccatcttctaccacacatcctacgtaacttacatcctctatcatcttctaaaggttaacaggtgagttctttattaactggtacctacaaccttgcttggggccttctgatcaacggacgtcatcgaaggtggacttaatcacttggccaccccgccgacatcatcatgtcggccagggttattcacggtagccggaccggagagccacgttctaagatccttaaacccctcctttacgttgagcaagcatgttaagacccctcggttaaaatatgcatgatcaggggcatattcaatttcgataattcaaccatagaatgtagtttcacgtacttgtgtctattttgtaaatcatttataaaacctgcatgtattctcatcccaaaaatattagattttaaaagtgggactataact comes from Rutidosis leptorrhynchoides isolate AG116_Rl617_1_P2 chromosome 4, CSIRO_AGI_Rlap_v1, whole genome shotgun sequence and encodes:
- the LOC139842803 gene encoding uncharacterized protein, with the translated sequence MRMKKVLTAEEIAGISFRKQDVDKQLEQAAASEHVEETPAESGNKRKAAGTSEAQKKKKKTPKQLEDMRNDNFVAIEPRSADLPPPINEHVEETQPTTPRVNPELQATATSKDKAIPVESESTLPPPQGSFRVANLRQLCQSSAENAAEQSAFLQTGHFTRFVDLRFRHFKACFRPPV